The following are from one region of the Lytechinus pictus isolate F3 Inbred chromosome 4, Lp3.0, whole genome shotgun sequence genome:
- the LOC129259133 gene encoding uncharacterized protein LOC129259133: protein MKMETIGFHWMGHLLVAVQVLLLLHKSRLGEAQSNQDNTTTTATIPTTFDTEPLDKETTVGGFIMLQCKVSQMIKGNNYLVWTHNNKPIFEDNIPLSEDVNYNYRGVGMYPRANLLITPVQKIDHGALFSCRLYNGSVQSDGAELLMESRSAVLTVKYTPPPKYPLCSAGPQEKNGKITVVLSCCTEISSVRMSLAWIARGENASWRFTQQAKTGYETGQNCLEHDIHTGFNFSMFQCQMDEASGERTDFESKTCSISKLRSLHIYLKTLDHKNAQFNCSVNVPGRYRYLWHLRDEAKTTIQEVSGINDISTLDLRLSKVSNGSYLTCTVFNKTDLDSSNRYFMGTTETQIVHQAPPPGRGNPTMLIIGIVIGAVVGTLILGLTLYFIMVRCSRRNDRMYASLGRSSEAGMQIGPGNTYIYHKSNENGNSNGRVIATAEGGTISSEADEIPPKPGGHRTISWEPEDMVIHSNGGVINHSEDPKRRNVEGLVYADLAFKEGEEEQDAEGEGGEEEEALKGAVGGDTNGAKPGTTRESIEYASIVPPLRSLRF, encoded by the coding sequence ATGAAGATGGAAACTATTGGCTTTCACTGGATGGGTCACTTGTTAGTAGCTGTCCAAGTTCTACTTCTGTTACACAAGTCAAGGCTAGGTGAAGCACAGAGCAACCAAgacaacaccaccaccaccgccaccatcCCCACCACCTTCGATACTGAACCATTGGACAAAGAGACTACCGTTGGTGGGTTCATCATGCTGCAGTGTAAGGTCTCTCAAATGATAAAGGGGAATAACTATCTCGTTTGGACACACAACAACAAACCAATCTTCGAAGACAACATTCCCTTAAGTGAGGACGTGAATTATAATTACCGAGGGGTGGGGATGTACCCACGAGCTAACTTACTCATCACTCCAGTACAGAAGATAGACCATGGTGCACTCTTCTCCTGCAGGCTGTACAACGGTTCTGTGCAATCCGATGGAGCTGAATTGCTTATGGAGTCCAGGAGTGCAGTTCTGACAGTGAAGTACACACCACCTCCTAAGTATCCTCTATGTAGCGCTGGTCCACAGGAGAAAAATGGTAAGATAACTGTTGTGCTGTCATGTTGCACGGAGATATCGAGTGTGAGGATGTCATTGGCTTGGATAGCACGGGGAGAGAACGCCAGCTGGAGATTCACGCAGCAAGCTAAAACCGGCTATGAAACCGGTCAGAACTGCCTCGAGCATGACATTCACACAGGGTTTAATTTTAGCATGTTTCAATGCCAGATGGATGAAGCTTCTGGTGAAAGAACAGATTTTGAATCTAAAACATGTTCCATCTCAAAATTGAGATCTCTTCACATTTATCTGAAAACATTGGACCACAAGAATGCACAATTCAACTGCAGTGTGAATGTGCCAGGGAGATATCGCTATTTATGGCATCTCCGCGATGAGGCCAAGACAACGATTCAAGAAGTGAGTGGCATCAATGACATTTCAACTCTGGACCTTCGGTTGAGCAAAGTGAGCAATGGCTCTTATCTTACTTGCACAGTGTTTAATAAGACTGACTTAGATAGTTCAAATCGGTACTTTATGGGAACAACTGAAACACAGATAGTCCATCAGGCTCCCCCACCTGGCAGAGGAAACCCAACCATGTTGATCATTGGCATTGTCATAGGAGCAGTAGTGGGAACCCTCATTCTTGGTCTTACCCTGTATTTCATAATGGTGAGATGTTCAAGGCGCAACGACAGGATGTACGCTTCCCTCGGGCGATCTTCTGAAGCTGGCATGCAGATCGGCCCAGGAAACACCTACATTTACCATAAGAGCAACGAGAATGGAAACTCAAATGGCCGAGTGATTGCAACTGCAGAGGGTGGTACCATTTCTTCAGAGGCAGATGAAATCCCACCAAAGCCAGGTGGCCATCGGACAATCTCCTGGGAACCTGAAGACATGGTTATCCACTCTAATGGTGGAGTCATCAACCATTCTGAAGACCCAAAGAGGCGCAATGTAGAAGGTTTAGTTTATGCTGATCTTGCTTTCAAGGAAGGAGAGGAGGAACAGGATGCAGAGGGTGAAGGGGGTGAAGAGGAAGAGGCACTGAAAGGAGCAGTCGGGGGTGATACAAATGGTGCCAAACCAGGGACAACAAGAGAAAGTATAGAGTATGCCAGTATCGTGCCTCCCCTTAGATCCTTAAGATTCTAA